One region of Mucilaginibacter gotjawali genomic DNA includes:
- a CDS encoding IS4 family transposase translates to MAKTEIKIGIKIISELKSFVSLIVHNEALLNNFRRSPEDFTRNRKLPFERLVLLIVKLCKKTLSIELEKFFEELGAPNTCSVSAFTQQRIKLKPSFFCLWNRVLCSSFYCYAGSDIRQWKALRVIAADGSNVSLINTPVLNGHFGGASNQNCNFVQAKTFYHYDVLNQLVLYSKIAPYRYGEVPMAYDATEELEEDMLAIYDRNFCSYKMFALHLWAEKEIKFVIRGKDNHSMVQEFVARGKQTEVIHLSPGKAAIEGLKESGFIITRQTLLKVRLVRVELEKTIEVLVTNLWAEDGFPNSDFKKLYFLRWGVETNISIQKNILQLEAFSGLTVESVEQDFYATVFTANLHSVLIKDAQQSIDENSKSRKYPMKVNRNKSIGKLKINLISLFTDNDVGRILNILHAHFIRDILPVRPNRSYERVRKNKQSKSKHRTFSNFKPSY, encoded by the coding sequence ATGGCCAAGACCGAGATAAAAATAGGAATAAAAATTATTTCCGAACTAAAAAGCTTTGTTTCATTGATAGTACATAATGAAGCTCTACTGAATAATTTCCGAAGATCTCCTGAAGACTTCACTCGAAATAGAAAATTACCTTTTGAACGGCTTGTTTTATTGATAGTTAAGCTTTGCAAAAAGACGCTTAGCATAGAGTTGGAAAAGTTTTTTGAGGAGTTAGGTGCCCCCAATACCTGCTCGGTAAGTGCTTTTACCCAACAACGCATAAAGCTAAAACCATCCTTCTTTTGTCTCTGGAACAGGGTTCTTTGCAGCAGTTTTTACTGTTATGCGGGGTCGGATATAAGGCAATGGAAAGCCTTACGAGTTATTGCAGCAGATGGTTCTAATGTAAGCTTAATAAACACTCCGGTGCTCAACGGCCATTTTGGTGGTGCAAGTAATCAGAATTGCAATTTTGTACAGGCTAAAACATTTTACCACTACGACGTGCTCAATCAGCTTGTTCTTTATTCTAAAATAGCGCCTTATCGTTATGGAGAAGTGCCAATGGCCTACGATGCAACAGAAGAATTGGAGGAAGATATGCTGGCTATTTACGACAGAAATTTTTGCAGTTACAAAATGTTCGCCTTACATCTTTGGGCCGAGAAGGAAATTAAATTCGTCATCAGGGGAAAGGATAATCATAGTATGGTACAGGAATTTGTAGCGAGAGGTAAACAAACAGAAGTTATTCATCTATCACCAGGGAAAGCGGCCATAGAAGGATTAAAAGAAAGCGGATTCATCATCACCAGGCAGACATTGCTAAAAGTGAGGCTAGTACGGGTTGAGCTTGAAAAAACAATAGAAGTACTAGTGACAAACTTATGGGCAGAAGACGGTTTTCCCAATAGCGACTTCAAAAAGCTTTACTTCTTGAGATGGGGGGTAGAGACGAATATATCCATTCAAAAGAATATCCTTCAACTAGAAGCTTTCAGCGGATTAACGGTTGAATCCGTTGAACAGGACTTCTATGCTACCGTTTTTACTGCAAATCTACATTCAGTTTTGATAAAAGATGCTCAACAATCAATAGACGAAAACTCAAAAAGTAGAAAATATCCTATGAAAGTTAATAGAAATAAGTCAATCGGTAAGCTTAAGATCAACCTTATCTCTCTTTTTACAGATAATGACGTTGGTCGTATCCTGAATATATTACACGCTCATTTTATAAGAGATATATTACCGGTGAGACCCAACAGATCCTATGAACGAGTCAGGAAAAACAAACAATCTAAAAGCAAACATAGGACGTTTTCAAACTTTAAACCATCTTACTAA
- a CDS encoding glycoside hydrolase family 127 protein, translating into MRRFLLFLLLGLAGSKAMCIDPVKTYGPIIPNKIQDKYTPAYYQNIGGYLGYRMNINLEKRLLKIDSATLLSGFRKRPGEQVWIGEHVGKFLFSASKTYAYTHDARIKHLMDDMVQKYIVCQLPDGYLGTYLYKDRWTDWDVWAHKYAIIGLLNYYSVTGYKPALETAKRAADLICRTFGDGPGKRDLMLAGDHVGLAPGSILEPMVDLYRYTGNKKYLDFSKYILRAFEQKDGPKIIGGLEKYGDVTKVGDAKAYEMLSCFLGMLKYYKLTGDTKYLTLLQSAWVDITKHHLYITGTASDHEVFPADGTLRATNNDDMGEGCVTVTWIQFNLSLLQITGDTKYATEMERSVYNHLLAAENPQTGCVSYYTALQGAKPYRCDQGYSCCLSSVPRAISLIPEMMGGKINNVFTVLLYENGEASTQIVANDHSKIGLKVDAVTRFPLDGKVEYTITPSAAKTFKIDFRVPDWSENFTASVNGETYKGKKGQLLGIERKWSAGDKVSIAFDMPVQVIPGGISFPNAIAVKRGPQVFAIDKGLNRQIDSLKDVNYFKYDGALTNASANLPADWDWKEAFFLNMKVNNIPQQVMMVPFAEAGQKSASIEVWINR; encoded by the coding sequence ATGAGAAGATTCCTTTTGTTCTTACTGCTTGGCCTTGCGGGTTCAAAGGCGATGTGTATTGACCCGGTTAAAACCTACGGACCCATCATCCCAAACAAAATACAGGATAAATATACACCGGCCTATTACCAAAACATTGGCGGCTACCTGGGTTACCGGATGAATATCAACCTGGAAAAAAGGCTGTTAAAAATTGATTCGGCTACGCTCCTGTCGGGTTTCCGGAAAAGGCCGGGCGAGCAAGTTTGGATCGGCGAGCATGTGGGCAAATTTTTGTTCTCGGCATCAAAAACGTATGCCTATACGCATGATGCCCGCATTAAACACCTGATGGACGATATGGTGCAAAAGTATATTGTTTGCCAGCTACCGGACGGCTACCTGGGCACCTATCTTTACAAAGACCGCTGGACCGACTGGGACGTTTGGGCGCATAAATATGCCATTATCGGCTTGCTGAATTATTATTCGGTTACCGGCTATAAACCCGCGCTCGAAACAGCCAAACGCGCCGCAGACCTGATTTGCCGTACCTTTGGTGACGGCCCCGGCAAACGCGATCTCATGCTGGCCGGCGATCATGTTGGGTTGGCGCCCGGCAGCATCCTTGAGCCGATGGTTGACCTTTACCGCTATACGGGCAATAAAAAGTATCTTGATTTTAGTAAATATATCCTCCGCGCATTTGAACAAAAGGATGGCCCGAAGATTATCGGCGGGCTGGAAAAATATGGCGATGTAACCAAAGTGGGTGATGCCAAGGCTTATGAAATGCTCTCCTGCTTTTTGGGGATGCTTAAATATTATAAGCTTACCGGGGATACCAAATATTTAACCCTGCTGCAATCCGCCTGGGTTGATATTACAAAACATCACCTCTATATCACCGGCACGGCCAGCGATCATGAAGTATTTCCGGCTGACGGCACCTTGCGGGCCACCAATAACGATGATATGGGCGAAGGCTGCGTTACGGTTACCTGGATCCAGTTTAACCTGTCGCTGCTGCAAATAACCGGCGATACAAAATATGCTACCGAAATGGAGCGATCTGTTTACAACCACCTGCTGGCTGCCGAAAACCCGCAAACAGGCTGCGTAAGCTATTATACGGCACTGCAGGGCGCTAAGCCCTACCGCTGCGACCAGGGTTACTCCTGCTGCCTCTCCAGCGTACCCCGGGCAATCTCGCTGATCCCCGAGATGATGGGTGGCAAAATAAATAATGTTTTCACGGTGCTGTTATACGAAAACGGCGAAGCGTCAACCCAAATCGTCGCCAATGACCATTCAAAGATCGGTCTGAAAGTGGATGCGGTAACCCGGTTCCCGCTGGACGGCAAAGTTGAATATACCATCACACCATCCGCCGCTAAAACATTTAAAATTGATTTCCGGGTGCCCGATTGGTCGGAGAACTTTACGGCCAGCGTTAACGGCGAAACTTATAAGGGTAAAAAAGGCCAATTACTCGGCATCGAAAGAAAATGGAGCGCCGGTGATAAAGTATCCATTGCTTTTGATATGCCGGTACAGGTGATCCCAGGCGGTATTTCATTTCCAAATGCCATAGCGGTAAAACGGGGCCCGCAGGTATTTGCCATAGACAAAGGGTTGAACAGGCAAATTGATTCGCTAAAGGATGTCAACTACTTTAAATACGATGGTGCGTTAACTAATGCCAGTGCAAATTTGCCTGCCGACTGGGATTGGAAAGAGGCTTTTTTCCTGAACATGAAAGTGAACAATATCCCCCAACAGGTGATGATGGTTCCCTTTGCGGAAGCCGGGCAAAAAAGCGCAAGTATTGAGGTTTGGATAAACAGGTGA
- a CDS encoding serine hydrolase domain-containing protein, with the protein MNRFLSKIITLFLLTIFYAAANAQVADSTIIRLMQEKHIPALGLAFIDNGEVAQSKVYGELGAGAPAPANTVFNVASVTKTVTAMITLRLVNSGKWDLDEPLWHYWTDPDVAADPRSKRLTTRHILTHQTGFPNWRWMTPSKKLAFEFEPGLKFQYSGEGMEYLRRALEKKFHRSFEQLADSLIFKPLHMNDTHLTWNDAMQDHFAVAHNAKGEALEIVKNTEASAADQMKTTVADYSKFMIWVLNGAGLSESLYKQMTGPQSRIIENKFMGLGWAVYPAIGGEFGLSHSGIDPGVNTIVFVLPQSKRALLIFTNSDNGPQIYSDLVKDFLKKQGDAIVATEMKN; encoded by the coding sequence ATGAACCGATTCCTATCTAAAATTATCACATTGTTCTTGTTAACTATTTTTTATGCCGCAGCTAACGCGCAGGTGGCCGACTCTACTATTATCCGGCTGATGCAGGAGAAACATATTCCGGCATTGGGCCTGGCCTTTATTGATAATGGCGAAGTGGCACAATCAAAGGTTTACGGCGAGCTCGGAGCCGGAGCACCGGCACCTGCTAACACGGTATTTAATGTTGCTTCGGTTACCAAGACGGTAACGGCGATGATAACGCTGCGCCTGGTTAATTCCGGGAAATGGGACCTGGACGAACCCCTCTGGCATTACTGGACCGACCCGGATGTGGCGGCCGACCCAAGGAGTAAAAGGCTCACCACCCGGCATATCCTGACGCACCAAACAGGCTTCCCGAACTGGCGCTGGATGACCCCATCAAAAAAACTGGCCTTTGAATTTGAGCCCGGCTTAAAGTTCCAGTATTCGGGCGAAGGAATGGAATATTTGCGGCGCGCCCTTGAAAAAAAGTTTCACCGTTCCTTCGAACAATTAGCCGACTCGCTGATCTTCAAACCGCTGCACATGAATGACACCCATTTAACCTGGAACGATGCAATGCAGGATCATTTTGCTGTTGCCCACAACGCAAAGGGCGAAGCATTGGAAATTGTAAAAAACACCGAGGCCAGCGCAGCCGACCAAATGAAGACAACCGTAGCAGATTACAGCAAATTTATGATATGGGTACTGAATGGCGCGGGCTTATCGGAATCACTTTACAAGCAAATGACCGGCCCGCAGTCAAGGATCATTGAAAATAAATTTATGGGGCTGGGCTGGGCAGTCTACCCGGCTATCGGCGGCGAGTTTGGCTTATCGCATAGCGGCATTGATCCGGGCGTAAATACAATTGTATTTGTTTTACCCCAATCAAAACGTGCCTTGCTGATCTTTACCAATTCTGATAACGGCCCCCAGATCTACTCCGACCTGGTGAAAGATTTCCTGAAAAAACAGGGCGATGCCATTGTTGCTACCGAAATGAAAAATTAA
- a CDS encoding serine hydrolase domain-containing protein encodes MNYPLKKTSILFLAMVVLFSAKLPAQVRSLSGRPMDTAALSVYIKKQMDSLKVPGAAVCIMNNNQVVYRHAFGYANLEQKRPVTEATLFEAASMTKPLFAYYVDWLAQKGMIGLDKPLYQYLPLPDLDYDPRYKKITARMVLSHTSGLPNWRADNRGQELDIKFEPGTQFSYSGEGYDYLAKVVARITHTNAVTLGLRIRRDLFIPLGMQDSYLVWQDGLEDRLATGYEDGKTPREIWKPKVVNAASSLLTTCGDYARFLSAVISNKLLSKPNTELMLSKQVKLPAGHIITQYFGWTDWALGFAVKPTAYGDVYAHGGTNEDFQSNFMIDRKTGTGFISMTNSNHGHELNKKIEALLIN; translated from the coding sequence ATGAACTACCCGTTAAAAAAAACAAGTATTTTATTTCTGGCAATGGTGGTGCTATTTTCGGCGAAATTGCCGGCGCAGGTGAGGAGCCTGTCCGGCCGGCCGATGGACACTGCGGCCTTGAGCGTCTATATCAAAAAGCAGATGGATTCGCTGAAGGTACCTGGTGCTGCTGTTTGCATCATGAATAATAACCAGGTAGTTTACCGGCATGCTTTTGGTTATGCCAACCTGGAACAAAAGCGGCCCGTCACCGAAGCTACTTTGTTCGAAGCAGCATCCATGACCAAACCTTTGTTCGCTTATTATGTGGACTGGCTTGCCCAGAAAGGGATGATCGGCTTGGATAAACCTTTATACCAGTACTTACCGCTTCCCGATCTGGATTATGACCCTCGTTATAAAAAGATAACCGCGCGGATGGTGCTGAGCCATACCAGCGGTTTACCCAACTGGCGTGCCGATAACCGCGGCCAGGAACTCGATATTAAGTTTGAGCCTGGTACGCAATTCTCTTATTCAGGTGAAGGTTATGATTACCTGGCAAAAGTAGTGGCCAGGATCACCCATACCAATGCGGTTACCTTAGGGCTAAGGATCAGACGGGACCTGTTTATTCCCTTGGGGATGCAGGATAGTTACCTCGTTTGGCAGGATGGCCTGGAAGACCGCCTGGCTACCGGGTATGAAGACGGCAAAACGCCCAGAGAGATCTGGAAGCCCAAAGTGGTCAACGCCGCTTCCAGCTTGCTCACTACCTGCGGCGACTACGCGCGTTTCTTGTCGGCCGTTATCAGCAATAAGCTGTTATCAAAGCCCAATACCGAACTAATGCTAAGTAAACAGGTTAAATTACCGGCGGGTCATATCATTACCCAATACTTCGGCTGGACAGACTGGGCGCTGGGTTTCGCGGTCAAACCCACAGCTTACGGGGATGTGTACGCCCATGGCGGCACCAACGAGGATTTTCAATCCAATTTCATGATCGACCGCAAAACCGGAACCGGCTTTATTTCCATGACCAATAGCAATCATGGCCATGAATTAAACAAAAAAATCGAAGCCTTACTGATCAATTGA
- a CDS encoding DNA polymerase III subunit gamma/tau has product MDNFIVSARKYRPVTFESVVGQQHITNTLKNAIKNNQLAQAFLFCGPRGVGKTTCARILAKTINCENLQPNGEACGVCASCLSFQNGNSFNVHELDAASNNSVDDIRSLIEQVRIPPQAVRYKIYIIDEVHMLSQAAFNAFLKTLEEPPHYAIFILATTEKHKILPTILSRCQIFDFNRIRVEDMAHHLAAIAKKENISYENDGLHIIAQKADGGLRDALSMFDQIVSFSGGNVTYRSVIDNLNILDYDYYFTITDRLLNEDNAKSLLLFDEILGRGFDGAHFISGLSDHFRNLLVSKDQSTLKLLEVSEGIKAKYLQQSQASSVSFLLSALNIANQCDINYKLSKNQRLQVELALLKMCNLQSVFNLAANPLATMPAPDGQLKKKPDSAVIREESPQKVEEKVALASDPQVAYQATKPQSAPATPVTTAVSAPAEKPKIFMPAASGLSIPSLKDVRKTREEVMEEEDPYIKGTAKDDYTPDQFSKAWSDFAAQLKADGKKNALTIFISNPPKLTGPHIYEIIVENKVQESTFRDERPNLLNFLRTTLRNFNIEVTARIDEKEVVKRPYTAIEKFQYMAQKNPAMMDLKNKFNLDFD; this is encoded by the coding sequence GTGGATAATTTTATTGTTTCGGCACGCAAATACCGCCCTGTTACTTTCGAAAGCGTTGTAGGTCAGCAGCATATTACCAATACGCTCAAAAACGCCATCAAGAATAACCAGCTGGCGCAGGCCTTTTTGTTCTGCGGTCCGCGCGGTGTGGGCAAAACTACCTGTGCGCGTATCCTCGCTAAAACCATCAATTGCGAAAATTTGCAGCCCAACGGCGAAGCCTGCGGGGTTTGCGCCTCCTGCCTTTCGTTTCAAAATGGCAACTCCTTTAATGTGCACGAACTGGATGCCGCCTCCAATAACTCGGTTGACGATATCCGCAGTTTAATTGAGCAGGTACGTATCCCGCCCCAGGCTGTACGGTATAAGATCTACATCATCGACGAAGTGCACATGCTGTCGCAGGCAGCTTTCAATGCGTTTTTAAAAACGCTGGAAGAACCGCCGCACTATGCCATTTTTATATTGGCTACTACCGAAAAACATAAAATACTGCCTACTATCCTTTCCCGCTGCCAGATCTTTGATTTTAACCGCATCAGGGTAGAGGATATGGCCCATCACCTGGCAGCTATCGCTAAAAAGGAAAATATCAGTTATGAGAACGATGGTTTACACATCATCGCCCAAAAAGCTGATGGCGGGTTGCGGGATGCTTTGTCTATGTTCGACCAGATTGTCAGTTTTTCCGGTGGAAATGTTACTTACCGCTCGGTAATCGACAACCTTAACATCCTTGATTACGACTATTACTTTACCATAACAGATCGTTTGCTGAATGAGGATAATGCCAAATCGTTATTGTTGTTTGACGAGATTTTGGGTCGGGGTTTTGACGGAGCCCATTTTATTTCGGGGCTATCAGACCATTTTCGTAACCTGCTGGTAAGCAAGGATCAATCAACTTTAAAACTATTGGAGGTTAGCGAGGGGATTAAGGCTAAATACCTGCAGCAATCGCAGGCCTCATCAGTTTCTTTCCTGCTGTCAGCTTTGAACATAGCCAACCAATGCGATATTAACTATAAGCTGAGCAAAAACCAGCGCTTACAGGTGGAGCTGGCATTGCTGAAGATGTGTAACCTGCAATCCGTCTTTAATCTCGCGGCTAACCCGCTCGCAACAATGCCCGCGCCGGACGGGCAATTAAAAAAAAAACCTGATTCCGCAGTAATCAGGGAAGAAAGCCCCCAAAAAGTTGAAGAGAAAGTGGCATTAGCCAGCGATCCGCAGGTTGCTTATCAAGCCACAAAACCCCAATCTGCTCCGGCAACTCCGGTAACTACTGCTGTATCGGCACCTGCTGAAAAGCCCAAAATATTTATGCCTGCCGCAAGTGGTTTGTCAATTCCATCCTTAAAAGACGTGCGTAAAACCAGGGAAGAAGTGATGGAAGAGGAGGACCCCTATATAAAAGGGACTGCCAAAGACGATTATACCCCAGATCAGTTTTCAAAAGCCTGGAGCGATTTCGCGGCACAGCTAAAGGCCGATGGTAAAAAAAATGCGCTCACCATATTTATTTCTAATCCGCCAAAACTTACCGGTCCTCATATCTATGAAATTATTGTAGAAAATAAGGTTCAGGAAAGTACTTTCCGTGATGAGCGGCCCAACCTGTTGAATTTTTTGCGAACCACGTTAAGGAATTTTAACATTGAAGTTACCGCAAGGATAGATGAAAAAGAAGTGGTAAAACGCCCTTATACCGCTATCGAGAAATTCCAGTACATGGCCCAAAAAAATCCGGCGATGATGGATTTAAAGAATAAGTTTAATTTAGATTTTGATTAA
- a CDS encoding DNA cytosine methyltransferase, with protein MQNVTQNLDHKNFEVVDLFCGVGGLTHGFVKEDFVVKAGIDFDKSCRFAYEENNQAEFLHKDITVFTGDELVKLYSKGKRKILVGCAPCQPFSIYKNANKNRSPKAGGEDDNSVADEKWKLLYSFADLIDEVEPEIVSMENVPLLVKFNGGKVFNDFVNRLKNRGYVVTWKVVNAQDYGVPQRRKRLLLFGSKFGAVKLVPKTVRDGEYTTVKDAIGHLPWVEDGVAHPDDGLHKARKLSEINKRRIKATKEGGFWRDWDQSLWLECHKKESGKAFRSVYGRMKWDDVAPTMTTCCNGLGNGRFGHPEQDRAITLREAALLQSFPQTYKFLDPNEKFSAPTLARQIGNAVPVGLGVAIAKTIKNHIQEFDN; from the coding sequence ATGCAAAACGTTACTCAAAACTTAGACCATAAAAATTTTGAAGTAGTCGATTTATTTTGTGGCGTTGGTGGGCTTACTCACGGATTTGTAAAAGAAGACTTTGTTGTTAAAGCAGGAATTGATTTTGACAAAAGTTGTCGTTTTGCATACGAAGAAAATAACCAAGCTGAATTTCTGCACAAAGATATTACAGTTTTCACCGGCGACGAATTGGTCAAGCTTTATAGCAAAGGAAAAAGAAAAATTCTTGTGGGTTGTGCCCCATGCCAGCCGTTTTCTATCTATAAAAACGCCAATAAAAATCGCTCGCCAAAGGCGGGAGGGGAGGATGACAATAGCGTTGCCGACGAGAAATGGAAGTTGCTTTATTCGTTTGCTGATTTAATTGATGAGGTTGAGCCGGAAATTGTATCGATGGAAAACGTTCCGTTGTTGGTTAAGTTTAATGGCGGAAAGGTTTTTAATGACTTCGTAAATCGACTTAAAAATAGGGGTTATGTCGTTACCTGGAAGGTTGTGAACGCGCAAGACTACGGTGTTCCCCAGCGTCGAAAAAGGTTGCTTTTATTCGGGTCTAAATTCGGGGCTGTTAAATTGGTTCCGAAAACCGTGCGAGATGGAGAATACACTACGGTTAAAGACGCTATCGGACATTTACCCTGGGTGGAGGATGGTGTGGCTCATCCTGATGACGGACTTCATAAGGCACGCAAGCTTTCAGAAATAAATAAACGCAGGATCAAAGCGACAAAGGAAGGCGGTTTTTGGCGCGATTGGGATCAAAGCCTGTGGCTGGAGTGCCATAAAAAGGAAAGTGGGAAGGCTTTCAGAAGTGTTTATGGCAGAATGAAATGGGATGACGTGGCACCAACAATGACCACCTGTTGCAACGGATTAGGTAACGGAAGGTTCGGCCATCCTGAACAAGACAGAGCGATTACCTTAAGAGAGGCGGCGTTACTTCAAAGTTTCCCCCAAACCTATAAATTCTTAGACCCAAACGAAAAGTTTTCTGCACCAACTTTGGCCCGCCAAATTGGTAACGCTGTGCCAGTAGGCTTAGGAGTGGCGATAGCGAAAACGATAAAAAACCACATACAGGAATTTGATAACTGA
- a CDS encoding putative toxin-antitoxin system toxin component, PIN family, translating to MIASCSTLRKEITEVLHRPRLRKFISDANIQNIVALHDLVSTNFLPRTIPNVVADPKDNYLFALAMKSKADYLVTGDKLLLDVIEYKKTQVIKLTDFKKIVQ from the coding sequence GTGATTGCCAGCTGCTCAACGTTGAGAAAGGAGATAACTGAGGTTTTGCACAGGCCAAGGTTACGTAAGTTCATTTCGGATGCCAATATCCAAAACATTGTGGCATTGCACGACTTAGTTTCAACCAACTTTTTACCACGGACAATTCCCAATGTAGTAGCTGACCCCAAAGACAATTACCTGTTTGCATTAGCGATGAAATCTAAAGCTGACTATCTTGTTACCGGAGATAAATTATTACTTGATGTTATCGAATACAAAAAAACGCAGGTAATTAAACTTACTGACTTTAAAAAGATTGTTCAATAA
- a CDS encoding very short patch repair endonuclease has protein sequence MADIFSKEKRSAIMRRVSGKNTKPEIMVRQFLYKNGFRYRKNYKKIAGNPDLYILKYNIAIFIHGCFWHGHPGCKHAALPRSNNNYWTNKIQANIKRDSKNFQILAKNNISSITIWECEINTAAKREERLNRLIADIHLLNLQAPG, from the coding sequence TTGGCAGATATCTTCAGTAAGGAAAAAAGAAGCGCTATCATGCGCAGGGTATCAGGAAAAAATACTAAACCAGAAATAATGGTACGGCAATTTCTTTATAAAAATGGTTTTCGATATAGGAAAAATTATAAAAAAATAGCAGGCAACCCCGACTTATATATTCTCAAATATAATATCGCAATTTTTATACACGGGTGTTTTTGGCATGGACATCCCGGCTGCAAACATGCGGCCCTACCCAGATCAAACAATAACTATTGGACGAATAAAATTCAAGCGAACATTAAAAGAGACAGTAAGAATTTTCAAATTCTTGCTAAGAACAATATTTCTTCGATCACTATTTGGGAATGTGAAATAAACACTGCGGCAAAACGAGAAGAACGATTAAATAGGTTAATAGCCGATATTCATTTGCTAAATTTACAGGCCCCGGGCTAG
- a CDS encoding aldo/keto reductase, whose amino-acid sequence MLNKGTITIAGKSENPLTVNRLGYGTMRLTGEGIYGEHPNRPEALQILKRAVEAGVNFIDTADYYGEDVTNRLIYEALYPYGGDLVICTKVGATRKPDKSWIPFNTPENLRSSIENNLRTLKIEQVSLVHFRVMPGVGDFEESMEAMFQMQQEGKILHVGVSNVSRDQLETAIKMGPVATVENMYGHAQRNSMKSHYGDTNGGAEVLDICEANGIPLVPYFSLFMSMPKKDTRIAEIAKKYAISEVQANIAWLLHRSPWILPIPGTSALKHFEENLKAAEIELTKEDMDFLE is encoded by the coding sequence ATGTTAAATAAAGGAACAATAACTATTGCAGGCAAAAGCGAAAACCCTTTAACCGTTAACCGCCTGGGCTACGGAACGATGCGCCTTACCGGCGAAGGCATCTACGGAGAACACCCAAACCGGCCTGAAGCGTTGCAGATCTTAAAGCGGGCCGTTGAAGCAGGCGTTAATTTTATTGATACGGCCGACTATTATGGCGAGGATGTTACCAACCGGCTGATATATGAAGCCCTATATCCCTACGGCGGTGACCTGGTGATTTGCACCAAGGTTGGCGCAACACGCAAACCCGACAAAAGCTGGATTCCCTTTAACACGCCGGAGAACCTGCGCAGCAGTATTGAAAATAATTTACGGACCCTGAAAATAGAACAGGTGAGCCTGGTGCACTTCAGGGTAATGCCGGGTGTTGGAGATTTTGAAGAATCAATGGAAGCCATGTTTCAAATGCAGCAGGAAGGAAAGATTTTGCACGTTGGCGTAAGCAACGTAAGCCGCGACCAGTTGGAAACTGCTATAAAAATGGGTCCGGTAGCCACTGTTGAAAATATGTATGGACACGCGCAACGCAATTCAATGAAAAGCCATTATGGCGATACCAACGGCGGCGCCGAAGTGCTTGACATTTGTGAAGCCAATGGCATACCACTGGTGCCCTATTTTTCACTATTTATGTCCATGCCTAAAAAGGATACGCGCATTGCAGAGATCGCCAAAAAATATGCCATCAGCGAAGTACAAGCTAATATAGCCTGGCTGTTGCACCGTTCGCCATGGATCCTGCCCATTCCGGGAACATCTGCGCTGAAACATTTCGAGGAAAATTTAAAAGCAGCCGAAATTGAGTTAACAAAAGAAGATATGGATTTTTTAGAATAA
- a CDS encoding nuclear transport factor 2 family protein, whose protein sequence is MRTFNKFFAATLLIIAGIFTVNSAAAQTSGPLFNEIARQDSLQFDAFNSRNLEKLMDYFDSSLELYQDNTGVRNYDQTKQAFGALFKMSYVLNRKLVAGTMEVYPIKDYGAIETGHHTFSHIENGQLQSATFKFMQIWQKKDGVWRVTREITYGH, encoded by the coding sequence ATGAGAACATTTAACAAATTTTTTGCTGCGACACTTTTAATAATAGCTGGCATTTTTACAGTTAACAGCGCAGCGGCGCAGACCTCTGGTCCCTTGTTTAACGAGATCGCCCGGCAGGATTCACTTCAGTTCGACGCCTTTAACTCCCGAAACCTTGAAAAGTTGATGGATTATTTTGACAGCAGCCTGGAACTTTACCAGGATAATACCGGCGTGCGAAACTATGATCAGACAAAACAGGCTTTTGGGGCATTGTTTAAAATGAGTTATGTTTTGAACCGGAAATTAGTTGCGGGAACAATGGAAGTGTACCCGATCAAGGATTATGGCGCTATCGAAACCGGGCATCACACCTTCTCTCACATCGAAAATGGCCAGTTGCAGTCGGCCACTTTTAAATTTATGCAGATCTGGCAAAAGAAGGATGGTGTTTGGCGGGTAACCCGGGAGATTACTTACGGGCATTGA